AGTTAGGTGTGGAGGCTGGTTAGCACAGGCTGTTGACATGATTTATTGTGTttacataatgaaaaaatatgtcaTCCAGAGAAACATGCCCCATGCTTAGGGAGAGGAGGGTGAGAGACAGAATGTAAGGAATCTATTTCCTTTTGTGTTATGAAGAACCAGAACTTCCTGCAAGTCAAAGTGACAGAGGTCAAGGGCAGCCAGCCGGAGCCTGCCTGGCACCCTGGCTTACCAGCCCTGTGGGGTGCCAGGTGCATTATCAATGTTATAAACTGAGcttctccttcattttttatAGGCCAGACAAACTCTAGAATTTTACCCTTGCACTTCTGAAGAGATTGATCATGAAGATATCACAAAAGATAAAACCAGCACAGTGGAGGCCTGTTTACCATTGGAATTAACCAAGGTATAAAGGATTTTCCTCCCAGAGCATGCAGTGTGGTTAAGAACTGTGCATCAAATCTCACCTGCTTCTAAAAATTCACGTTTCTGGTATCCATCATTATGGGACTTTAACTGGTCCTACTTCAGAAGTTAGATTtgggagaaaaattatttttaaaaaattgtttttttttgcaaCAATATGACTATActtaacacttaaaaatagttaagatgctACATATTATGATATGTGTTTTTACCATAATAGAGAAATTTGACCTGAAAAGTCAGAAAATTTTATACTAAGAATTAATACTTTGATATATGATTTTTTCCCCTCTAGAATGAGAGTTGCCTAAATTCCAGAGAGACCTCTTTCATAACTGTAagtcaaaaaatgaaaagtttcagCCTGTATGATGAATTCATATCACTGAtgtctgattattttttcttctagaatgGGAGTTGCCTGGCCTCCAGAAAGACCTCTTTTATGATGGTAAGACACACAGCTCTTTCCTCAAATGCAATGGAGGAAATGTTTTTAGCCCATCTCAATGGATACTTCCCCATCTTGTCATGTCACCCAGGCCCTGTGCCTTAGTAGTATTTATGAAGACTTGAAGATGTACCAggtggagttcaagaccatgaATGCAAAGCTTCTGATGGATCCTAAGAGGCAGATCTTTCTAGATCAAAACATGCTGGCAGTTATTGACGAGCTGATGCAGGTAAGACTTCATTCTATCAGTGAGAGCACCTTTTTCATGCTAAAGATACACAGCCAGAGTCTTCGATAAAGAGGTATAAAATCAGCTTTTCCTGGATTGGTGGAGGCCTTTTAAAGGCCTGACAGACCTACATTTTCAAGGAGACAGCCTTGAGGGTGCCTTCTATAGGGAGCAGGAGCACAAATATGAGCAGATCACATTGTGAAAAGCAGACTCCAAAGTATTCACTCTGTGGTATCCCCCACACTCGGCAAATGTTTTTGTGCATTTTCTTATGTCAGCCTCAAAACAACCATATGGGATCTGCACAAAGGAGGGAACCAAACCTTAGGAGAGTTAAACCACTTGTCTGAGGCTCTGCCTCTTAAAATCCTTCAAGAGGATTTCACTACACTTACCTTCTCCCTCACCTCTAAAAGCTCCAGGACGTACGTGCTCCAGGATGTGCATGCAAGGGGCCAGCTTGCATATCTGCAAATGTTGCTGGGAAACAAGCAGGATTGGTGCCTGATTATGACCCATTGTGAACCAAAATGTGAATGGAATAAAAGAATGACCTATCATCTGGGGCATCTATAATGTTATTCATAGGCAAGAACTTGCTTTGTTATGTTCTGAATCACCATAACACAGATgctaatataaaacaaatatttacataagcAAGGGTGACTGCTTTGGTGACTAGGACATGGGATAAAAATATGGTGGCAGAAATCATTGTCTGAAAagtaattgttttacttttattctttttgtgtgtggtgtgtgtgtgtgtgtgtgtgtgtgcatgtgccagATTACTTGTTTGAAAGGCAATGAGCTTCATCCAAGTGTCAAAGAATGTTATCATCTAGGCAGCTGTAGTTGCTATTTCATTTTTAGGACCAAGAGTTGGGTGATGTGGGTGCTAGAATCAATTCTACCGGTAACCAGACAACTATTCCCAAGTCActtaacccctctgtgcctcagtttcctccagtATAAAATGGGATGACTTTATTCTAGCTTTCTTTTAGACTTTTTGTGAGGAAGATATGAAAGTATTTATTCATCAAGGGTGCAAATGTAAGGTTTTATATTGTGTTATCAAATCAAAGTGCTAAACTTGGGAAATTCATTGCCAGGTTTATCTGACACAAATGGCATGTCTTCAGTAAACAGGCCTGTTACTGATAGCGAGTTCTAATCAATAGCAATCCGTCACCTCCCTGTGCTAAACAGAAGTGGGCTTTTTaatgtaacatatataaaattaattagatATTGCAGCAGATGTCATTTTAAAGGAACTgtttctttctaaaacacaactcccactgattattttttctaaatagtttTAAGGGTCTTTTCAGAGCTCATCGAAGATGCATGTGCTTGGAAAATGAGTATTTCTTTTCTCAGGTTCTGCGTGGTGATCTGGCTGAGAGTAGATTTGGGTTGGGTTTAGGAGTGGCATAAGGGACTGAGTTGCAGGCTCTGAGACATGTACTGGCTTCACtaatttttacaaatgaatatttgaattttggaatACCATATAAGTCATGCTTACTGTTCATTCTCCTAGGCCCTGAATTTCAACAGTGAGACTGTGCCACAAAAATCCTCCCTTGAAGAACCagatttttataaaactaaaatcaagCTCTGCATACTTCTTCATGCTTTCAGAATTCGGGCAGTGACTATTGATAGAGTGATGAGCTATCTGAATGCTTCCTAAAAAGTGAGGTCCCTCCAAACCGctgtcatttttataaaaatttgaaatgaaattttgatAGGATGTGGATTAAGAACTAGGGAGGGGGAAAGAAGGATGGGACTATTACATCCACATGATACCTCTGATCAAGTATTTTTGACATTTACTGTGGataagttgtttttaagttttcatgAATGAATTGCTAAGAAGGGAAAATGTCCATCCTGAAGGTGTTTTTCATTCACTTTAATAGAAGGGCAAGAATTTATAAGCTATTTCTGTACCCAAGTGTTTGTAGAAACAAACATGtaagcataatttattttaaaatatttatttatataactttgTGATCATGAAAGCATCTGaactaacatatttatttatgttatatttattaaattatttatcaagtggatttgaaaaatattttttaagtgttataaaaataaaattattgaattaaagtgattctcctattTTTCTAATGTACTTTTAAGTGTTAAAATACACATTGCGGGAAAATTGAAAACTCTGATGAGACTTCAACAAAATTACTCTGGAAAGAATGCCACAATATTCTCATTCCTTCCCTAGTTCCCTTCATCTCATTTTAAAGGGACCCTAGTAAGACAAGATATGCTTTACTACTAAGGCAGCCAAGTGAGTCATGGTTTTTGAgggtttattatttttgttcaacATGAGTCTAAAAGTATGCTGTGCATTAGAAAAATACATCATAGTATTcttcaaccagaaaaaaaaaatgtcactaAGAGGCCTTCTAGCctaattattctaatttttgtGACCCTTTGGGCTCTGAGAGAAAAGTTGTCTCTAATTTACAATCAGCAAATCTCTCCATTTGTCTAAAATTGTATAGAACTTTTGCCTGAACCACATGGATAATTGCCTTACTTTGCCTTAAGAGATGTGCTCTTAATGAGCTAAATGTTAAATTCCATCTTTTTAATTCTCTAAACCAGGGGTCCCCGAtccccaggccatggactggtactggtcgtGGCCTGTTGGGCAGTGGGCCCCACAGCAgtaggtgagtggcaggtgagcaagcattaccacctgagctccgcctcctgtagatcagtggcagcattagattctcataggagtgtgaaccctattgtgaactacacATGCAAGTGATCTAGGCTGCatgctccttataagaatctaagtAATGCCTGATAATgcgaggtggaacagtttcatcccgaaactaCCTTTGCCCCCTGCCCCccaggtctgtggaaaaattgtcttccacaaaaccagccACTcctgccaaaaaggttggggaccactgctgtaAACCATGTAAATCTTTAGGTTTCATGACTTAGTTCATTTCAtactgctgtaacagaatatctgagactgggccaTTTGTAAAGAACagggatttatttttttactgctctggaggttgggaagtccaagaacaagggGCCAGCATCTGATGATGGCCTTTGTGCCACATCATCATATGGcggaaggtgagagagagagagcaagggggtGCTGAATGTGTCCCTTTATAAggaatccactcccatgataacagcattaatccattcatgagggcagagtcctcattgCCTAATCACCTCATAAAGGTCCCACATGTTTATACTGTTACAGTGGCAATTAAACTTCAatgtgaggctgggtgcagtggctcacgcctctaatcccagcactttgggaggccgaggcgggtggatcacctgaggttgggagtttgagccagcctagccaacatagtgaaaccctatctctaataaaaatacaaaaattagccaggtgtggtgatgaacatccataatcccagctactcgggaggctgaggcaggagaatcacctgaacccgggaggcagaccttgcagtgagctgagatcatgccactgcactacagccaggcgacagagtgagactctgtctcaaaaaaaaaaaaaattcagtgtgaGTTTGGGAGGGGACACACCACCTTCAAACCATACCAATTCACCATTACAATACAATGTAATGTTAAGGCTTTGATAATCCATTCCTCCTTAATAGAAAAAGGacctaaaacataaaatattttgagtgaCCCCTTTCCTCAGTTACTCCTCCCAATTGAATCCCGATCTTTATCCCTGTGAATGTGTCATCTCCTTCCCAGGTCCTCCTGCATGACAAACTTTCTCGTTTTTCAGATTCTTGTCCTATTAGACATTCAATAAAATAGAAACCTTCAGAAGCTACATCCCGTCACCTATCTCCTTCTCTTGAGTGATTCCTCCACAATCTTGAATGGTCCACAAGCGCTTCACAGACATGGGTTTCTTTCAAGTGTCGAGTCTGGGGTCTCAGCAGCTTTGACAGTGAGGAGAGACGAACGGGGCTGTAGAGTTGCAGCCACCCGTCACTTGGAATGGTGACTACTAGTTGTCTGGGCCCAGAAATCAGGAGGGACAAGCAGACTGTCTCTTCCATGGACTGGGTTTATACACAAGAACACATGTGTTTCTTCTGTTCTAGAAATTAGCATGGGATATGCTTCAAAAACATGACCGGCCACAGAAACAGCTTCAtggttcattccattctttaTTACATGGTtagattttcactttttttaagcCTGTGTCTGCAGTTTACAAGTTGTGTTGTATGCTTGCAACCAAATCATTCCAATGCTCCCCATtggtttcctcttctgaaaaagGAAGGTAATACTAGAATCTACCTCAAAGGATCAGAGAAAGGGTATAATGGAACAACTCATGCAAAGGGCTAGCGTTGCACCTGGCACGTAgcaagtgcacaataaatgtaagcatattttgaaatgtattattaATCTTTGGGCTAAGCACCTGCACTGAATTGGTCACCTCCTCTTTGCTGCTATTTCCTCATTGATGAAATTCAGAAAACTGTGGGACCTAATTAACTgtgttattgtgaagattaaatgacacaATACAGTGCCAGCACCTAGTTATTACTCAACATAAATTTGTTACAGCTCTCACAAGACATCAGAACACCCACTGATGTGCTGTCCCCCCATGGCACTCAGCATATTAAGTGTGGTTGGCACAAGCGGCTGCCTAGTGTGAAGTATGAGGGCAAAAGGCATGGTCTCTGCCTTCCAAGAACAAAGGGTGGAGAgcaaagtaactttttttttttttttgagacagagtttcacttgtcacccaggctagagtatagtggtgcaatctcggctcactgcaacctccatcccccaggttcaagcaattctcctgcctccacctcctgagtagctgggattacaggtgcccaccaccatacctagataatttttgtatttttagagacagggtttcaccatgttggctaagctggtctaactcctggcctcaggtgatccacccacttcggcctcccaaagtgctgggattacaggcgtgagccactgagcccggccaggAGCAAAGTAACTTATCAAAACCAAGGACCACCCCCCTAAAAATACCCCCCAGTCAATTGGAGATTCGTTTGATTAACAAACTACTTTATTCAGAAGAAACTAAACCTTGAAAGTGTATCTCACACCTAA
This window of the Nomascus leucogenys isolate Asia chromosome 11, Asia_NLE_v1, whole genome shotgun sequence genome carries:
- the IL12A gene encoding interleukin-12 subunit alpha isoform X2, with protein sequence MWPPGSASQPPPSPAAATGLHLAARPVSLQCRLSMCPARSLLLVATLVLLDHLSLARNLPVATPGPGMFPCLHHSQNLLRAVSNMLQKARQTLEFYPCTSEEIDHEDITKDKTSTVEACLPLELTKNGSCLASRKTSFMMALCLSSIYEDLKMYQVEFKTMNAKLLMDPKRQIFLDQNMLAVIDELMQALNFNSETVPQKSSLEEPDFYKTKIKLCILLHAFRIRAVTIDRVMSYLNAS
- the IL12A gene encoding interleukin-12 subunit alpha isoform X1, with product MWPPGSASQPPPSPAAATGLHLAARPVSLQCRLSMCPARSLLLVATLVLLDHLSLARNLPVATPGPGMFPCLHHSQNLLRAVSNMLQKARQTLEFYPCTSEEIDHEDITKDKTSTVEACLPLELTKNESCLNSRETSFITNGSCLASRKTSFMMALCLSSIYEDLKMYQVEFKTMNAKLLMDPKRQIFLDQNMLAVIDELMQALNFNSETVPQKSSLEEPDFYKTKIKLCILLHAFRIRAVTIDRVMSYLNAS
- the IL12A gene encoding interleukin-12 subunit alpha isoform X3 translates to MWPPGSASQPPPSPAAATGLHLAARPVSLQCRLSMCPARSLLLVATLVLLDHLSLARNLPVATPGPGMFPCLHHSQNLLRAVSNMLQKNESCLNSRETSFITNGSCLASRKTSFMMALCLSSIYEDLKMYQVEFKTMNAKLLMDPKRQIFLDQNMLAVIDELMQALNFNSETVPQKSSLEEPDFYKTKIKLCILLHAFRIRAVTIDRVMSYLNAS